The Shewanella algae DNA segment ACGATATTCACAGCTCATACGGGTAAGTTGCAACAGCAGACTGATGGGCTGTAGTAGGCTGCTGAAGTGACTGGTCCATTGGAGGTACTCCTGACAGCGTTCTTCCCAAGGCTTAGCCAGCCAGAAGTGCAGTTGTGGCAGATCGAAGTTACAGCAAGCACCAGGCATGCTGAATCTTTGTCTGAGCGCCGATATGAATCTGTCTTGCTTAAGCTGACTGCCGGGGCGCTGTGGACGTTGCAGTTCTTCTCTGGCATGGGAGAATTGCTCGAGATAGTACTGGAGTTGCTGCTGGTCTACATCGTCCTGCTGTTGCCAGCTTTGCAGTTGGATTAATTGGCGGTCGATATCTTTGATGACTTCGCTGCGGTAATCACAGCGTTCGGTGAGTTCACAGAGGGAGAATAGTGGGTAGAAGCATCTATGTTGATGATCTTGCTGGAGGTTATTGTCCAATTGACGGGCGAGATATTCCAGACGCAAATAACTGCGGATCTTTTCATTTAACGGCTGTTCGAATATCAGTTCTGTCGTGTTCATGGGTGTATAGGATCTGCCAGCTGTAAGTATTTATTATGCAGCGCCAGTACTTGAGCTTGTAGCGCGGTGATTTCTCCCTGATTGTCAATCACATCATCAGCCTTGTTGAGTCGGCTATTGCGGTCGCTCTGGCTATTGATAATGTTTTGAACCTGTTCCTTAGACACCTTGTCCCGCTCAATAGTTCGCTGTAACTGTAATTTTGGTGAAATATCTACCACCAGAGTGCGATTCACCAGTTTATCCAGGCCATTCTCAAAAAGCAGAGGCACCACCATGATGACATAAGGGGAGTTTGCCGCCTTAACCTGTGCCAACATGCGAGAACGTATCATGGGATGTAACAGGGCATTGAGCCATTCCCTGTCTTCCGGATGATGAAATATCTGTTCCCTCAGCGCCGCTCTATTCAGATTGCCTTCGGGAGTCAGCATCTGAGGGCCAAATTTATCGCCAATTTGCCTGAGGCCATCTGAGTCTTTGGCGACCACCTCTCTGGCAATGATATCGGCATCGACCAGGACGATTCCCTGCTCGGCAAACAGATTGGCGACCGTAGTCTTGCCGCTGCCGATACCGCCGGTGAGCCCTACAATAAATTCGGCCATTTAGAGTGTTCCCAAATACCAGTCGACAATCTGTTGCCCCCACACCAAAGCGACCCAACCTGCGATAGCAATATAAGGGCCAAAGGGGATAGGGTTACCCCGATTAAGGTTCTTGAACAGAATAAGTAAAACGCCTACTAGGGCACCGACCAGAGAAGAGAGCAGAATAATTAGAGGTAACATCTGCCAGCCAAGCCAGGCGCCAAACAATGCCATCAGCTTGAAATCGCCATAGCCCATGCCTTCCTTGCCGGTGAGCAGTTTAAATAGCCAGTAGACCGACCAGAGGCTTAAATAGCCGGCAGTGGCCCCTATGGTGGCATCGGTCAGATTAGTAAAGGTGCCCGAGATATTAACCAGTAAACCAAGCCACAGTAGCGGCAGGGTAATCTGATCCGGCAGCAGCATTTCATCCAGATCTATCCCGCTGAGGGCTATCAATCCAAAGGTGAGAATAGTGGCGTAAACAAACTGCAGTGTCGGGCCAAAATACCAACCGAGAGTGCTGATAAGCAGGGCGGTCAGCAGCTCAAATATCGGGTATCTCGCTGAAATAGCTGTGTTGCAGGAGGCGCATTTACCGCCAAGCAACAAATAGCCGATTATGGGGAGGTTGTGCCAGGGTTTGATATGGGCGCCACACTTGGGGCAGGCAGATTTCGGCAGTAACAGATTGTATTTGGCCGGATAGTTATCTATTGGTGCATTAAGCTTGGCTTCACCCAGCTGTTTGGCGAATTCGGGTTGATATTCCTGCAGGTATTGATTGCATTCCTGC contains these protein-coding regions:
- the zapD gene encoding cell division protein ZapD translates to MNTTELIFEQPLNEKIRSYLRLEYLARQLDNNLQQDHQHRCFYPLFSLCELTERCDYRSEVIKDIDRQLIQLQSWQQQDDVDQQQLQYYLEQFSHAREELQRPQRPGSQLKQDRFISALRQRFSMPGACCNFDLPQLHFWLAKPWEERCQEYLQWTSHFSSLLQPISLLLQLTRMSCEYRDAVAHAGFYQGDSQQSLSLVRVKLDAEQGCYPTISGHRNRFAIHFVQFEQQKHSDKTVKFLLATCG
- the coaE gene encoding dephospho-CoA kinase (Dephospho-CoA kinase (CoaE) performs the final step in coenzyme A biosynthesis.), with product MAEFIVGLTGGIGSGKTTVANLFAEQGIVLVDADIIAREVVAKDSDGLRQIGDKFGPQMLTPEGNLNRAALREQIFHHPEDREWLNALLHPMIRSRMLAQVKAANSPYVIMVVPLLFENGLDKLVNRTLVVDISPKLQLQRTIERDKVSKEQVQNIINSQSDRNSRLNKADDVIDNQGEITALQAQVLALHNKYLQLADPIHP
- a CDS encoding prepilin peptidase, whose translation is MSEFIAVLSHNQWLFLVLCFLFASVIGSFLNVVIHRLPVMMKREWQQECNQYLQEYQPEFAKQLGEAKLNAPIDNYPAKYNLLLPKSACPKCGAHIKPWHNLPIIGYLLLGGKCASCNTAISARYPIFELLTALLISTLGWYFGPTLQFVYATILTFGLIALSGIDLDEMLLPDQITLPLLWLGLLVNISGTFTNLTDATIGATAGYLSLWSVYWLFKLLTGKEGMGYGDFKLMALFGAWLGWQMLPLIILLSSLVGALVGVLLILFKNLNRGNPIPFGPYIAIAGWVALVWGQQIVDWYLGTL